The following are from one region of the Lepeophtheirus salmonis chromosome 8, UVic_Lsal_1.4, whole genome shotgun sequence genome:
- the LOC121123392 gene encoding N(4)-(Beta-N-acetylglucosaminyl)-L-asparaginase yields MESVFHVLFILFIRFMPQIASSTSAPIVINTWSFVNASIGARYALFDGKSALDAVEIGCSICETEQCDNTVGYGGSPDEHGETTLDAMLMDGNTGNVGAVGCLRRVKNVVGVARKVLENTDHSILVGELATEFAVEMGFKEESLSTPVSKKIWRQWRSNHCQPNYWMNVSPDHTKNCGPFHPASSDDDTQEERLANINNHDTIGMIAIDNIGTIVAGTSTNGLKHKIPGRVGDSPIPGAGAYADSSVGGAAATGDGDVMLRFLPSFIAVEEMRRGVEPKMAARNAIRRVLDKSPKFFGAVVALSKNRTYGAACNGMEEFHFCVGDEKGVKIVATNCEASLSDL; encoded by the exons ATGGAGAGTGTTTTTCATgttctttttatactttttatccGCTTTATGCCACAAATTGCAAGTTCAACATCCGCTCCTATTGTTATTAATACATGGTCGTTTGTAAATGCGTCTATAGGAGCCCGTTACGCGTTATTTGACGGCAAATCCGCACTAGACGCTGTTGAAATAGGTTGCTCAATATGCGAAACAGAGCAATGTGACAACACAGTAGGCTATGGAGGTTCTCCTGATGAGCATGGCGAGACAACATTGGATGCCATGCTTATGGACGGAAATACGGGTAATGTCGGTGCAGTTGGTTGTTTGAGACGAGTCAAAAATGTGGTGGGTGTTGCAAGAAAAGTCTTAGAGAACACAGATCATAGTATATTGGTGGGAGAGCTTGCAACAGAATTTGCGGTTGAGATGGGATTTAAGGAAGAATCTTTGAGTACACCCGTATCAAAGAAAATCTGGCGACAATGGAGAAGCAATCATTGTCAGCCTAATTATTGGATG AATGTATCACCAGACCATACAAAAAATTGCGGCCCCTTTCATCCCGCTTCATCCGATGATGATACACAAGAGGAGAGATTGGCAAACATCAATAATCACGACACCATTGGAATGATCGCTATAGACAATATTGGTACCATAGTTGCTGGTACATCTACCAATGGACTTAAACATAAAATCCCAGG GAGGGTTGGAGATTCTCCTATTCCAGGAGCAGGTGCTTATGCAGATTCCTCAGTAGGAGGAGCAGCTGCAACTGGTGATGGAGATGTTATGCTCCGATTCCTTCCATCCTTCATTGCAGTTGAAGAGATGCGCCGAGGAGTAGAGCCAAAAATGGCAGCTAGGAATGCAATTCGCCGTGTACTTGATAAATCTCCTAAATTTTTTGGTGCTGTTGTGGCCTTAAGTAAAAATAGAACCTACGGAGCTGCATGTAATGGAATGGAAGAGTTTCATTTTTGCGTTGGTGATGAAAAGGGAGTAAAAATTGTTGCTACGAATTGTGAGGCCTCATTATCCGATTTATAA
- the Jra gene encoding transcription factor Jra, which translates to MSGSKRPAMTLDLSNDGSINNKKAKMSQILTSPDVQMLKLTSPELTEFLSRNPTLNTPSPYDCLFNRSVTEEQKIYAKGFEEALQKLHSSAEESEPPRMDDMVSEDGESETALPDDVRIKEEPLDSLSNSSGNNNSLEPIDMESQEKIKLERKRLRNRVAASKCRKRKLERISQLDDKVNQLKVENVDLGSVIKRLKEEVCDLKQEVMKHIHSGCDIMVNGQPPFHEA; encoded by the coding sequence ATGTCTGGAAGCAAACGACCTGCAATGACCCTGGACCTGAGCAATGATGGAAGCATCAATAATAAGAAGGCAAAGATGTCCCAGATTCTTACATCTCCTGACGTGCAAATGTTGAAACTGACATCTCCGGAATTGACGGAATTTCTAAGTCGCAACCCAACCCTCAACACTCCTTCGCCCTACGACTGCCTCTTTAATCGCAGTGTGACagaagagcaaaaaatttatgcAAAGGGATTTGAAGAGGCACTTCAAAAGCTTCACTCCTCTGCAGAAGAGAGCGAACCTCCTCGAATGGATGATATGGTTAGCGAAGATGGGGAAAGTGAAACAGCACTCCCGGATGACGTTCGCATAAAGGAAGAGCCGCTGGACTCTCTCAGTAATAGCAGTGGAAATAACAACAGCTTGGAGCCCATTGATATGGAATCCcaggaaaaaatcaaattggagCGAAAGAGACTCCGTAACCGAGTGGCTGCCTCCAAGTGTAGAAAGCGGAAATTAGAGCGCATTTCACAACTTGATGATAAAGTCAATCAACTCAAGGTGGAGAATGTGGACTTGGGCAGTGTCATTAAGAGACTCAAAGAAGAAGTCTGTGATTTAAAACAGGAAGTGATGAAGCATATCCATTCTGGATGTGACATCATGGTCAACGGACAACCTCCCTTCCATGAAGCGTAG
- the LOC121123390 gene encoding F-box only protein 39 isoform X1: MPLSTRYNTSGNRLGLSSSSSAALRRLREGNDSYTTYSSAPTRRLNLLNPSLPVLEAKSASSNTSVVKKETRRVRKKREWIERKECQTLEPQKSRYYGDWALLPDLILQKIFQYIPYQTRLVASLTCINWSKMVYINTIWSEFVVHDSTFTNSRFNYAGKFYEEVLNHLKASRALNGLAPKLKHLSFRPTKNLHVVVSFQQLISKYCEFNGPLPKIQSFSYVFPCDFARKSNEIDIYGTGGTILQDMKDLLNYLPGIKKLELKDLELDTFDATHVLDEVSEVCCLQIENLKIVNISRSPLSMLAIATFINLQSLTISPHNISDDLVECFGDMKKLRNVQILTNAYTECRSVIVDYRIWRQCRRSNPKLRVHLITEGKHKNELTFQNKAPIKSIVYDTPYSKISAIAINLTVEMYKTDLEIYAHKRLPRFHTHRGFVNRPDSAYLYLVRQCPYLHTLMIRERISSATVLLLAYTGKNLRYFHVRKTAIILKCDWKRSLDWSDEFYSWLRKNSRTYEDMEREVSQIFGFRWYALSDKQFKLTPVNVNVPYFYEGFDEAYATY, encoded by the exons ATGCCTCTCTCAACCCGTTACAATACATCAGGCAATCGTTTGGGCCTCTCTTCATCATCTTCCGCGGCGTTACGTCGACTTCGAGAAGGGAATGACAGTTATACCACGTATAGTTCTGCTCCAACGAGAAGGCTAAATCTCCTGAATCCTTCTCTTCCTGTCCTTGAGGCAAAGTCAGCCTCTTCTAATACCTCGGTGGTTAAAAAAGAGACACGGAGGGTCAGGAAAAAGCGAGAATGGATTGAAAGAAAGGAGTGTCAAACCCTTGAGCCTCAAAAGTCGCGATACTATGGGGATTGGGCCTTATTACCGGATTtgattctacaaaaaatatttcagtacATTCCTTATCAA ACTAGATTGGTTGCATCTTTAACTTGCATAAACTGGAGTAAAATGGTTTATATCAACACCATTTGGTCGGAGTTTGTCGTTCATGATAGTACATTTACGAATTCCAGATTCAATTACGCTGGCAAGTTTTATGAG GAAGTACTTAATCATTTGAAAGCCAGTCGTGCATTGAATGGCCTTGCTCCTAAGCTGAAACATCTATCCTTTCGTCCGACAAAAAATCTACACGTCGTCGTAAGTTTTCAACAACTTATCTCGAAATATTGCGAATTCAACGGGCCACTACCTAAAATACAATCCTTTTCTTACGTTTTTCCTTGTGATTTTGCAAGGAAGTCTAATGAAATTGATATCTATGGTACGGGTGGAACCATTTTACAGGATATGAAGGACTTGCTAAATTATTTACCAGGGATTAAAAAGCTTGAGTTGAAGGATTTAGAGTTGGATACATTTGATG cCACCCATGTTCTGGATGAGGTTAGTGAAGTATGCTGTCTACAGATTGagaatttgaaaattgtaaatatatctcGAAGTCCACTCTCTATGCTTGCCATAGCCACATTTATTAACTTACAGTCCTTGACGATTTCTCCGCATAATATAAGTGATGATTTAGTGGAATGTTTTG GAGATATGAAGAAACTCCGTaatgttcaaatattaacaaatgCCTATACTGAGTGTCGATCTGTGATAGTTGATTATCGAATCTGGAGACAATGCCGACGAAGTAATCCTAAATTAAGAGTCCATTTAATCACTGAAGGAAAACATAAGAATGAACTCACCTTCCAAAACAAGGCGCCAATAAAATCCATCGTTTACGATACACCCTACTCCAAA ATATCAGCAATAGCAATTAATTTAACGGTGGAAATGTATAAAACAGACTTGGAAatatatgctcataaaagacttcCTAGATTTCATACTCATAGAGGATTTGTTAATCGTCCGGATTCAGCATACCTTTATCTGGTGCGACAATGTCCATATCTTCATACATTG atGATTCGTGAGCGAATTTCCTCTGCCACAGTTCTATTATTAGCTTACACCGgcaaaaatttgagatattttcaCGTAAGGAAAACTGCTATCATCCTTAAATGTGACTGGAAAAGGAGTTTGGATTGGTCAGATGAATTTTATTCATGGCTTAGAAAAAATAGCAG AACTTATGAAGACATGGAAAGAGAAGTCTCACAAATTTTTGGTTTTCGTTGGTATGCACTGAGTGATAAACAATTTAAACTTACTCCAGTCAATGTGAATGTTCCCTACTTTTACGAGGGGTTTGATGAAGCATATGctacttattaa
- the LOC121123390 gene encoding uncharacterized protein isoform X2 encodes MPLSTRYNTSGNRLGLSSSSSAALRRLREGNDSYTTYSSAPTRRLNLLNPSLPVLEAKSASSNTSVVKKETRRVRKKREWIERKECQTLEPQKSRYYGDWALLPDLILQKIFQYIPYQEVLNHLKASRALNGLAPKLKHLSFRPTKNLHVVVSFQQLISKYCEFNGPLPKIQSFSYVFPCDFARKSNEIDIYGTGGTILQDMKDLLNYLPGIKKLELKDLELDTFDATHVLDEVSEVCCLQIENLKIVNISRSPLSMLAIATFINLQSLTISPHNISDDLVECFGDMKKLRNVQILTNAYTECRSVIVDYRIWRQCRRSNPKLRVHLITEGKHKNELTFQNKAPIKSIVYDTPYSKISAIAINLTVEMYKTDLEIYAHKRLPRFHTHRGFVNRPDSAYLYLVRQCPYLHTLMIRERISSATVLLLAYTGKNLRYFHVRKTAIILKCDWKRSLDWSDEFYSWLRKNSRTYEDMEREVSQIFGFRWYALSDKQFKLTPVNVNVPYFYEGFDEAYATY; translated from the exons ATGCCTCTCTCAACCCGTTACAATACATCAGGCAATCGTTTGGGCCTCTCTTCATCATCTTCCGCGGCGTTACGTCGACTTCGAGAAGGGAATGACAGTTATACCACGTATAGTTCTGCTCCAACGAGAAGGCTAAATCTCCTGAATCCTTCTCTTCCTGTCCTTGAGGCAAAGTCAGCCTCTTCTAATACCTCGGTGGTTAAAAAAGAGACACGGAGGGTCAGGAAAAAGCGAGAATGGATTGAAAGAAAGGAGTGTCAAACCCTTGAGCCTCAAAAGTCGCGATACTATGGGGATTGGGCCTTATTACCGGATTtgattctacaaaaaatatttcagtacATTCCTTATCAA GAAGTACTTAATCATTTGAAAGCCAGTCGTGCATTGAATGGCCTTGCTCCTAAGCTGAAACATCTATCCTTTCGTCCGACAAAAAATCTACACGTCGTCGTAAGTTTTCAACAACTTATCTCGAAATATTGCGAATTCAACGGGCCACTACCTAAAATACAATCCTTTTCTTACGTTTTTCCTTGTGATTTTGCAAGGAAGTCTAATGAAATTGATATCTATGGTACGGGTGGAACCATTTTACAGGATATGAAGGACTTGCTAAATTATTTACCAGGGATTAAAAAGCTTGAGTTGAAGGATTTAGAGTTGGATACATTTGATG cCACCCATGTTCTGGATGAGGTTAGTGAAGTATGCTGTCTACAGATTGagaatttgaaaattgtaaatatatctcGAAGTCCACTCTCTATGCTTGCCATAGCCACATTTATTAACTTACAGTCCTTGACGATTTCTCCGCATAATATAAGTGATGATTTAGTGGAATGTTTTG GAGATATGAAGAAACTCCGTaatgttcaaatattaacaaatgCCTATACTGAGTGTCGATCTGTGATAGTTGATTATCGAATCTGGAGACAATGCCGACGAAGTAATCCTAAATTAAGAGTCCATTTAATCACTGAAGGAAAACATAAGAATGAACTCACCTTCCAAAACAAGGCGCCAATAAAATCCATCGTTTACGATACACCCTACTCCAAA ATATCAGCAATAGCAATTAATTTAACGGTGGAAATGTATAAAACAGACTTGGAAatatatgctcataaaagacttcCTAGATTTCATACTCATAGAGGATTTGTTAATCGTCCGGATTCAGCATACCTTTATCTGGTGCGACAATGTCCATATCTTCATACATTG atGATTCGTGAGCGAATTTCCTCTGCCACAGTTCTATTATTAGCTTACACCGgcaaaaatttgagatattttcaCGTAAGGAAAACTGCTATCATCCTTAAATGTGACTGGAAAAGGAGTTTGGATTGGTCAGATGAATTTTATTCATGGCTTAGAAAAAATAGCAG AACTTATGAAGACATGGAAAGAGAAGTCTCACAAATTTTTGGTTTTCGTTGGTATGCACTGAGTGATAAACAATTTAAACTTACTCCAGTCAATGTGAATGTTCCCTACTTTTACGAGGGGTTTGATGAAGCATATGctacttattaa
- the LOC121123020 gene encoding adenylate kinase isoenzyme 1 — translation MASDKSVLNNIAIVWIVGGPGSGKGTHCETIMAKYGFTHLSTGDLLRVEVMSGSDRGLKLYNIMSGGDKVPNDIVDEILVEAMIAKASESKGFLIDGYPINVAQADSFVQDIREPNCLLFLEANNEVLRGRLKARGNFDDTDESIKKRIATFNDETRPILSKFNKISKFVNAERKPEEVWTDVDKVISQLL, via the coding sequence GCGGCCCTGGAAGTGGAAAAGGAACACATTGTGAGACTATTATGGCCAAATATGGATTCACTCATTTATCAACAGGGGATCTTCTTCGTGTCGAAGTAATGTCCGGCTCAGACAGAGGACTCAAACTATATAACATTATGTCTGGTGGGGACAAGGTTCCTAATGATATTGTTGATGAAATCCTGGTAGAAGCCATGATTGCAAAAGCCTCTGAATCCAAAGGTTTCTTAATTGATGGGTATCCTATTAATGTTGCGCAGGCGGACTCTTTTGTCCAGGATATTAGAGAACCAAATTGTCTTCTCTTTCTCGAGGCCAATAATGAAGTATTACGCGGAAGGCTTAAGGCTCGTGGTAATTTTGATGATACTGACGaatctatcaaaaaaaggaTTGCAACTTTTAATGATGAAACTCGACCCATCCTAAGCAAGTTTAATAAGATTTCAAAATTTGTGAATGCTGAGAGAAAGCCTGAGGAAGTCTGGACGGATGTCGACAAAGTTATTAGTCAattgctataa